TGACCCCGTTGTGGGAATCACGGCAAATGCCTTACTGGGCCCAGGTACACAGTGGTGCCCCCGGCCCCTTCCCCATGTACTCTGCACACTCAAAGGCAAGATGTCCCGTGCAGGGGTCTGACCCCAGAGGACCACATTTCCACATGCATCTCCCCTGGATCCACCCAGTGGCTGCTGAGCAGCCTCAGTCTCGACATAGATCCTTCTTGCAGGCAGCACCTGCTCCTCTGGAGTGCTGTCCCTGGGGCCCCCATACCAGCATTCCAGCTGTGCAGCTCCAGCTGGGCAGTTCAGATCTTGGGCCTCCAGCCTTTGATGAACTGCATGATCTTCTTGACCTGCAGCTTGGTGAGGTGGAAGTCATCTGCCAGGATGTCCTCACTGAGCTGCACAAAGATGCTACCATCGATGCGTTCTCGGGCAAAGAAGCTCACCACATCCTCTGAGAGCCCGATGAAACGCAGACTGCGAGAGACCTCCTCCAGGGAGAGCGCAGACAGGTCAGCAGGGGGCTGCCAGGAGGAGGCATCTCGGACTCCAAAGCCTGCGGCTCCATCCCAGGGACTGGCAGGAGGCCCTTCCAGGCGCCCTTGGGTTAGAAAAAGTCGTGCTCCTCCCGCCTCAGGTCCCTGCAGAGCAGCTGGTGACAGTGGGGTGGGGACCTGGTGCAGCACCAAACCTTCAGGCTCAAAGGCCTTGGAGGGGCCAAGTGGTGAAAGGCGGGGTCCAGGCCCAGGTGTCCCCACTGCTCTGGGCTCCTGAGAACGCAGCAGCTCAGGCTCTGGAGAACTGCCCTGCCCCAGCTCAAAGGGATCGAAGGGCTCCAGGGCTGGTTCCTGCCAttcagaagaggaggaggagggggcgcAGGAGGAGGGGGGAGCAGCTGAATAGGCCCGGCCTGGCGAGGCTGGGCCTGGGGAATACGCAGGGCCAGAGGTAGCCACAGGACCCGAGGTGGTTGTGGGCCCAGAAGACGAGGCCGCTGAAGGGCCTGAGGGGTAGGCAGGCCCAGAAAAAGGGTTGAGAGCTCCAAACGGAGCAAAGCGCTTCTGGGGGTGTGAGGGCTTGAATAGAGGAGGGCAGCTGTGGTAGGTCTTAACAGGGGTGTCAGCCCCCAGAAGGGAGGCGGCTCGACCGCTCAGAGGCTCTGTGAGGGCCCGGGAGGCCTGGCTGGGCTGTGTGGTTGAGGGTAGGGGACCGGGGGCTGGGCGGCTAGAGGACTCGCCCACCTTGCAGTCTCCCCAGGTGCACGGGTAGCAATAGAGGGAGTAGATGTCCGGCGATGGGGAGCCACTGCCACTGCGGGAACCCGCTCTGtggacagagacagacacacacacacataggacaGGTGAGGCCGAGTGAGAGGGAACCCGATAGGGTCACACATGCATTGCAACCAAGCACCACTATGACCTCAGCAACACGGGCCTGCACCCCAGCCCCGGCCCAAGACCCTCTGGAATGGCCGTGTTCTTCCTTTCAGCATCCCCCAGCCCAGGtcagaaaacacaggggaaaaatgaaatgaaactgaacttaataaaaatattttctttctatttctttttcttttgagatggagttctcgctctgttgcccaggctggagtgcagtggtgcagtcttggctcactgcaacctccacctcccgggttcaagcgattctcctgcttcagcctcctgagtagctgggattacaggcatgtgctgtaatgcccggctaatttttgtattttagaagacatggagtttcaccatgttagccaggctggtcttgaactcctgacctgaagtgattcacccaactcggcctcccaaagtgctgggattacaggcatcagccaccgcgcctggcctgaacttAATCAAAATTTCAAAACAGCAAGGAGCTCTCTTCTCTCTATCCTGCAGCAAAGTCCCCACCTTGAGGGGACCAGGGCAATGCTCCCATCCGTTCCTCAACATTTAAGAGAGAAAGAAGCTGAAGGGGGCAGAACAGGCcaccgggccccaggccccaagACACCCAGACAGCAGTGCCCCCCCCTGAGCCACTGCACAGGGAGCTGCACCCTCGGGAATCTCCCAGGCCTCAAGACTTCCTCTTCCTCAGCACGGTAGTTCCCCCTCCTCACCCTTCCCTGCCTCGATCTACCTTAGAACTCAGGACCAAGGGAAGGCAGGGACTCACCCATCCTGGAGGCCAGAGGAGTAGTAGGAGAGGCTGGAGCTGGGGGAATGTACCGGCTGCAGCTTGGGGAAGCGAGGGGGAACCGGGGGGCTGCTGGAGAGCCGGCCGCTGCCATTGCCACCCCGGGGAGGCACTGGAGGGGCATTGAGCAGGCGGCACTCCTCCTTCACCTACAAGCAGAGGGCGGTGACTCCACCTCGACTCCAAACAGCTGGCACTCCTTATCTTCcccttcccaagcagctgggcgAGGGGGCTGTCTGGGCCTGACACTTGCCCCACTTTGCCAATAGGCTGCCTTGCACCCCAACTGCTCGTCCAGTCAGCCAGCCACCCCACCCTTCCTAGCCTTCCCAGCCTATCTCACGCACCCACACCCTGTCCCACAGCCTCCTTCCTGTTCCTTGGAAATCCATCATGGATGttaagaaaaagaacacaaagGTAGATCAAAACAGGTTAAGCAGACGTGCTCCCTCCTCAAGGAAAAGGGGAGAAAGCAGAGGACAAAGGAAGGCCGAagggacagagggaaggaagCGTCTGCCACCTGCATCCCTCCCTACAAGTCGTGTACCCCAAAGAGGACTCCATGGGATGCTGACGGGTGTTACGGGCAGGGAGAAAATGTTCTGATAAACAGGATTCCTTagtgcaggacttctcagagcctttaatctACCAATGCTCTGTGACTCCAACATGAGGAGGGAAAAAGGGTTGGGAATCATTCACAGCATTTCTAAGCTTACTTCGCCAAGAAACCTTCTTTTCACGGAACAACTTAAAGGACCCCTGTTCTGTGGTACCTTCTGGGTAACAGTGTTTCGGGGCTCCTCTCAAATCCTCTGAGGCTGGGGACCTACACGCATCTCTGTCCCACAGCTCTCCCGCCACCGCCCGCCCCAGTGCCCCTTACTACAAATGCTTTTGCCTGGCATGTCTCTgccctttccttctccccttccccaccccgccGAGGAAGACACCTCGTCTGCCACATACTCCGGGGCCGGGGCCCAGGAGAACGGGCTTTGGGCCCTGGCTGGACCCGGGACTCGGCCCCCAGCGCGCTCACTCACCGCCTCGGATTTGGGAGGGACTGGAGGCGGCGGCGCTTCCGGCTCCCGACGCGGCGGTCCCGCGGCCCCGAAGGAGATGAGGTCGGGCCCTGGGGGCGGCCGGACGAGGCCCTCGGGCCCCTGGTGCGCCCACAACTCCTCGTAGGGGATCTCGGCGGGCGGCGCGGCGGGCTCGGGCGCGGCTGCCCAGTCGGGGCTCACGTACTCCTGGTCGCCCTCGCCGGCGGGAGCCGGCGCTAGCGGGCCGGGGGCGCGGGCGAGCCCGGGGGCGCGCGGCGCGGGCAGGCAGAGGCGCGCGCGGCGCGGGCTGGCGCAGTCTTCGGCGAGctccgctggcgcctcgcgcacgGCCGTGGAGTACTCGTCGGGGTCGAAGCGCTCGCGGCAATAGGAGGCGCTGTCGCGCACCAGGCGCTCCACGCGCGGGTCCCCGGCCAGCAGGCCCTGCGGCAGCGCGAAGCGCGGCGTGTCCGTGAGCAGCAGGAAGTGCAGCGGCGCCGGGCCCTCGCGGCGCAGCGCCAGCCCCAGCACCACCGTCTTGGAGATGATGCTAACCAGCTTGTAGCAATGACCCTCCCGCACCGGGTGCAGGTCGTAGGGGTTGCGCGGCGGCCGGCTGGGCACCAGCACGTTCACCGGCAGCCGCACGCGCTCGATGATGGCGCGCACCGTGTGCTCGCCCTCTTGCATCTGCAGCTCCAGCGGGCTGCGAGTGCTGAAGCGGCCCTGGCACTGAAAGGGCAGGCTCAGGCTTTCGttggtgcggtggttcatgcagATGAGGCAGGGCATCTTGCCTTTGACCGGCCTGGCGCCCCCGCCGCCAGTGCCTCCCGCGGCCCCCGCGCTCGCTGGGCCGCCGCCGCCCACCCCGGCCAGCGCCCCGGCCCGGCCCAGCTTTCGCAGGAGGGTGGTGAAGCGCGAGCGCTCCTTGGTGGTCTTGGCGCACAGGATCTCCGCCTGGCCCATAAGAGTGAGCTCGTCGCCCGCATGCAGCGTGAAGTTGTACACCTCGCTGTCCTCGCTGAACTCGCCCGACACCACCTGGGGATCCCAGAGACAGGGCAGGGCCTTAGCCAGGTCCCAGGGAAAGCCACACGGCCAGCTCCCAGAGACTGGAAAGGGAAAACAGCCTTCCTCTTCCGCCCTCCCGGGGCTCGGACCAGATGGTAGGCCAGGAGATCCACGTTCATCCTGGAGAGACCACTAGCAGCTGTGCCACCTTAAATGAGTTGCCCCTCCACGCCTTAGCGACCATATCTGATAACTCTTACTTCGAAGAACTGCTGTAGGATTAAAAAGACTGTGCAgtgacatatttttcttttcttccccactaCTTGGATCAgcaacatattttaaagtatgcAGTAAATGGCGACTTTTATCATCATTGTCTTTACCATTTGGGCGATCATAATGCCCTACCCATCCAACAAGGCTAAGTGAAGAGAAATGAATTGATGGATAAGGAAAGGGTTTGTAAACAGAACAGCACTATCTGTACACAGCAGGGACTGTTTTtagttgtgtttgtttgtttgtttgtttgtttgagacagggtcttgctctgtcgcccaggctggagggcagtggcacgttcacagctcagtgcagcctcaaactcctggcaacagtcctcccgcctcagcctcccaagtagctaggactatagacacgcaccactatgcccagctaattttttaacattttttgtagagacagggtctctccatgttgcccaggctggtctcaaactcctggcctcaattgatcctcactcctcagcctcccaaagtgttgggattacaggcatgagccactgctcccacccCACAGCAGGGGTCTATTTACACTGCCTGCTCACCACAACCACCGCCTCTACAAGTGGGTGCTGGGGCAGCTAGGGACAGGTTGCCCTGAAAAGTCTCCAAGTCAGAACATGACCCTTCCGGACACCCGCTCCTGCTTCACTACCTTTCATAGGAAGTCCTTCAGCCCAGTGGGTCCTATTCCCCACCCTTCTGACATGGCTTGATTGTGCCAAAGACCCCTAAGAGGTCCCCAGGAGCTGCTCTCCTTCTTGGATCCTGAGGGCAACCTTCCAACCGGGGTCAGGGTTGCCCCTGAGGCAAGGAGTAGTGTGGGGACACCACACCTGGTGAGGGAGTGACTGACCTTGACGCTGAAGGTGATGGCTTCCATCACGAAGATGCGGTCAGGGAAGACACTGGCCACCTCCTCCACGCTGCTGAAGTACCTCACTGGCTCCCGCACATCCCGGGCCTGTTCCAGGAGCTTG
The genomic region above belongs to Gorilla gorilla gorilla isolate KB3781 chromosome 12, NHGRI_mGorGor1-v2.1_pri, whole genome shotgun sequence and contains:
- the GAREM2 gene encoding GRB2-associated and regulator of MAPK protein 2 isoform X3 — encoded protein: MEKLAAGLAGLRWSMGAFPLDLIVSRCRLPTLACLGPGEYAEGVSERDILLIHSCRQWTTVTAHTLEEGHYVIGPKIDIPLQYPGKFKLLEQARDVREPVRYFSSVEEVASVFPDRIFVMEAITFSVKVVSGEFSEDSEVYNFTLHAGDELTLMGQAEILCAKTTKERSRFTTLLRKLGRAGALAGVGGGGPASAGAAGGTGGGGARPVKGKMPCLICMNHRTNESLSLPFQCQGRFSTRSPLELQMQEGEHTVRAIIERVRLPVNVLVPSRPPRNPYDLHPVREGHCYKLVSIISKTVVLGLALRREGPAPLHFLLLTDTPRFALPQGLLAGDPRVERLVRDSASYCRERFDPDEYSTAVREAPAELAEDCASPRRARLCLPAPRAPGLARAPGPLAPAPAGEGDQEYVSPDWAAAPEPAAPPAEIPYEELWAHQGPEGLVRPPPGPDLISFGAAGPPRREPEAPPPPVPPKSEAVKEECRLLNAPPVPPRGGNGSGRLSSSPPVPPRFPKLQPVHSPSSSLSYYSSGLQDGAGSRSGSGSPSPDIYSLYCYPCTWGDCKEPALEPFDPFELGQGSSPEPELLRSQEPRAVGTPGPGPRLSPLGPSKAFEPEGLVLHQVPTPLSPAALQGPEAGGARLFLTQGRLEGPPASPWDGAAGFGVRDASSWQPPADLSALSLEEVSRSLRFIGLSEDVVSFFARERIDGSIFVQLSEDILADDFHLTKLQVKKIMQFIKGWRPKI
- the GAREM2 gene encoding GRB2-associated and regulator of MAPK protein 2 isoform X1 translates to MEKLAAGLAGLRWSMGAFPLDLIVSRCRLPTLACLGPGEYAEGVSERDILLIHSCRQWTTVTAHTLEEGHYVIGPKIDIPLQYPGKFKLLEQARDVREPVRYFSSVEEVASVFPDRIFVMEAITFSVKVVSGEFSEDSEVYNFTLHAGDELTLMGQAEILCAKTTKERSRFTTLLRKLGRAGALAGVGGGGPASAGAAGGTGGGGARPVKGKMPCLICMNHRTNESLSLPFQCQGRFSTRSPLELQMQEGEHTVRAIIERVRLPVNVLVPSRPPRNPYDLHPVREGHCYKLVSIISKTVVLGLALRREGPAPLHFLLLTDTPRFALPQGLLAGDPRVERLVRDSASYCRERFDPDEYSTAVREAPAELAEDCASPRRARLCLPAPRAPGLARAPGPLAPAPAGEGDQEYVSPDWAAAPEPAAPPAEIPYEELWAHQGPEGLVRPPPGPDLISFGAAGPPRREPEAPPPPVPPKSEAVKEECRLLNAPPVPPRGGNGSGRLSSSPPVPPRFPKLQPVHSPSSSLSYYSSGLQDGAGSRSGSGSPSPDIYSLYCYPCTWGDCKVGESSSRPAPGPLPSTTQPSQASRALTEPLSGRAASLLGADTPVKTYHSCPPLFKPSHPQKRFAPFGALNPFSGPAYPSGPSAASSSGPTTTSGPVATSGPAYSPGPASPGRAYSAAPPSSCAPSSSSSEWQEPALEPFDPFELGQGSSPEPELLRSQEPRAVGTPGPGPRLSPLGPSKAFEPEGLVLHQVPTPLSPAALQGPEAGGARLFLTQGRLEGPPASPWDGAAGFGVRDASSWQPPADLSALSLEEVSRSLRFIGLSEDVVSFFARERIDGSIFVQLSEDILADDFHLTKLQVKKIMQFIKGWRPKI
- the GAREM2 gene encoding GRB2-associated and regulator of MAPK protein 2 isoform X2 — its product is MEPRMGAREGEYAEGVSERDILLIHSCRQWTTVTAHTLEEGHYVIGPKIDIPLQYPGKFKLLEQARDVREPVRYFSSVEEVASVFPDRIFVMEAITFSVKVVSGEFSEDSEVYNFTLHAGDELTLMGQAEILCAKTTKERSRFTTLLRKLGRAGALAGVGGGGPASAGAAGGTGGGGARPVKGKMPCLICMNHRTNESLSLPFQCQGRFSTRSPLELQMQEGEHTVRAIIERVRLPVNVLVPSRPPRNPYDLHPVREGHCYKLVSIISKTVVLGLALRREGPAPLHFLLLTDTPRFALPQGLLAGDPRVERLVRDSASYCRERFDPDEYSTAVREAPAELAEDCASPRRARLCLPAPRAPGLARAPGPLAPAPAGEGDQEYVSPDWAAAPEPAAPPAEIPYEELWAHQGPEGLVRPPPGPDLISFGAAGPPRREPEAPPPPVPPKSEAVKEECRLLNAPPVPPRGGNGSGRLSSSPPVPPRFPKLQPVHSPSSSLSYYSSGLQDGAGSRSGSGSPSPDIYSLYCYPCTWGDCKVGESSSRPAPGPLPSTTQPSQASRALTEPLSGRAASLLGADTPVKTYHSCPPLFKPSHPQKRFAPFGALNPFSGPAYPSGPSAASSSGPTTTSGPVATSGPAYSPGPASPGRAYSAAPPSSCAPSSSSSEWQEPALEPFDPFELGQGSSPEPELLRSQEPRAVGTPGPGPRLSPLGPSKAFEPEGLVLHQVPTPLSPAALQGPEAGGARLFLTQGRLEGPPASPWDGAAGFGVRDASSWQPPADLSALSLEEVSRSLRFIGLSEDVVSFFARERIDGSIFVQLSEDILADDFHLTKLQVKKIMQFIKGWRPKI